One Curtobacterium herbarum genomic window carries:
- a CDS encoding DnaJ domain-containing protein, with protein sequence MTDSPADATPYEVLGVPASADDETLRRAYRRAARESHPDLGGDAQHFRRVQIAWELIGTPAARRAYDSGAVRPGSSSAPTGSAAWRSGAGRDDYAPPTARRDSRPRARSHGHPGGRSREVFLAAEREWVGLGDPIEDPYDPALVRSAPRSVRRLLGEALAEEATAAIIADMGIGVTVWHDLDAGVEGKLDHAVLTPTGLWAVESIDWGGPVAIEHGEVVGDTLEPGERPVKELVRAARAVQKQTRVRFTGRLLVVPDSAVDEDVERIGTPRKPTALIVRRSALVQVLAGNWSPEGSVDVFAIRDRLQQTVRFV encoded by the coding sequence ATGACCGACAGCCCGGCCGACGCCACCCCGTACGAGGTCCTCGGCGTCCCCGCGAGCGCGGACGACGAGACCCTCCGCCGTGCCTACCGGCGTGCGGCACGCGAGAGCCACCCCGACCTCGGCGGCGACGCCCAGCACTTCCGCCGGGTGCAGATCGCGTGGGAGCTGATCGGCACCCCGGCCGCCCGTCGGGCCTACGACAGTGGCGCGGTCCGTCCCGGCTCGTCGTCGGCGCCGACCGGCTCGGCAGCCTGGAGGAGCGGTGCCGGTCGCGACGACTACGCACCGCCGACGGCGCGTCGCGACTCCCGCCCCAGGGCCCGGTCGCACGGTCACCCCGGCGGTCGGTCGCGCGAGGTCTTCCTGGCAGCGGAACGCGAGTGGGTCGGACTCGGCGACCCGATCGAGGACCCCTACGACCCCGCCCTGGTCCGCTCGGCGCCGCGGTCCGTCCGCCGGCTGCTCGGCGAGGCGCTGGCCGAGGAAGCCACCGCCGCGATCATCGCCGACATGGGCATCGGCGTGACCGTGTGGCACGACCTGGACGCCGGCGTCGAGGGCAAGCTCGACCACGCCGTCCTCACCCCGACCGGGCTCTGGGCCGTCGAGTCGATCGACTGGGGCGGCCCGGTCGCGATCGAGCACGGCGAGGTCGTCGGCGACACGCTCGAGCCGGGGGAGCGCCCGGTCAAGGAACTCGTCCGCGCGGCGCGTGCCGTGCAGAAGCAGACCCGGGTGCGCTTCACCGGGCGGCTGCTCGTCGTGCCGGACTCCGCGGTGGACGAGGACGTCGAACGCATCGGCACCCCGCGGAAGCCGACCGCCCTGATCGTCCGGCGGAGCGCGCTCGTGCAGGTGCTCGCCGGCAACTGGTCCCCGGAGGGGTCGGTCGACGTCTTCGCGATCCGCGACCGCCTGCAGCAGACCGTCCGCTTCGTCTGA
- a CDS encoding chitinase has translation MSTTRRLSPVRVTLAAVVALAVVAGGYVGVDRWQSAQASETVKPWFAAYTDVTVTPTFPFEDVKSAKGRDVMLSFVVADHDQACTPTWGAAYGLQEAGDQLDLDRRIARLEQQKGAVGVSFGGLANDELASTCTDPGKLVSAYQRVVKRYDVSTVDFDIESDDLTKVDAGKRRARAVAALQEERRGAGHPLAVWLTLPAAPGGLTADGTRAVSQFLHAGVDLAGVNAMTMDYGDSMGSSQSMSSASIETLQQVHRQLGILYTRAGTPLSDRTLWHKVGATPMIGQNDVQDEVFTMSDAAKLNAWARQTGLGRMSMWSLNRDTTCGSNYVNLSTVSNSCSGVDQDGKLFADVLGKGFGGGIVAASGDVTTAEPSSTTQPSDDPSTSPYPVWDKDSAYLEGTKIVWHRNVYEAKWWTSGDLPDDAVLSSYETPWQLVGPVLPGEKPVAAVSLPSGTYPAWSGTTRYDTGDRVLFDGTPYQAKWWNTGDSPEASTSDPDGSPWTRLKDGEVQEILHDVQSGKAAPSGAGH, from the coding sequence ATGAGCACCACACGACGACTCTCCCCGGTCCGGGTCACCCTGGCCGCCGTGGTCGCCCTCGCGGTCGTCGCCGGCGGGTACGTCGGCGTCGACCGGTGGCAGAGCGCTCAGGCGTCCGAGACGGTCAAGCCCTGGTTCGCCGCGTACACCGACGTCACCGTCACGCCGACGTTCCCGTTCGAGGACGTCAAGTCCGCGAAGGGCCGCGACGTCATGCTGTCCTTCGTGGTGGCCGACCACGACCAGGCCTGCACGCCGACCTGGGGTGCCGCCTACGGCCTCCAGGAGGCGGGGGACCAGCTCGACCTGGACCGCCGCATCGCCCGGCTCGAGCAGCAGAAGGGTGCCGTCGGTGTGTCCTTCGGCGGCCTGGCGAACGACGAGCTCGCCTCCACGTGCACCGACCCGGGCAAGCTCGTGTCGGCGTACCAGCGCGTCGTCAAGCGCTACGACGTCTCCACCGTCGACTTCGACATCGAGAGCGACGACCTGACCAAGGTCGACGCCGGCAAGCGCCGCGCCCGGGCCGTCGCCGCCCTGCAGGAGGAGCGCCGCGGTGCCGGACACCCGCTCGCCGTGTGGCTGACGCTGCCCGCCGCGCCTGGCGGGCTGACCGCCGACGGCACCCGTGCGGTGTCGCAGTTCCTGCACGCCGGGGTCGACCTGGCCGGCGTGAACGCGATGACGATGGACTACGGCGACAGCATGGGCTCCAGCCAGAGCATGTCGTCGGCGTCGATCGAGACCCTGCAGCAGGTGCACCGCCAGCTCGGCATCCTGTACACCCGTGCCGGCACCCCGCTCAGCGACCGCACGCTCTGGCACAAGGTCGGCGCAACCCCGATGATCGGGCAGAACGACGTGCAGGACGAGGTCTTCACCATGTCCGACGCGGCGAAGCTCAACGCCTGGGCCCGCCAGACCGGTCTCGGCCGGATGTCGATGTGGTCACTCAACCGCGACACCACCTGCGGCTCGAACTACGTCAACCTGTCCACCGTGTCGAACTCGTGCTCCGGCGTCGACCAGGACGGCAAGCTGTTCGCCGACGTGCTCGGCAAGGGGTTCGGCGGTGGCATCGTCGCGGCGTCCGGTGACGTGACGACGGCCGAGCCGTCCTCGACCACGCAGCCGTCCGACGACCCGTCGACGAGCCCGTACCCGGTCTGGGACAAGGACTCGGCCTACCTCGAGGGCACCAAGATCGTCTGGCACCGCAACGTCTACGAGGCCAAGTGGTGGACCTCGGGCGACCTGCCGGACGACGCCGTGCTCAGCTCCTACGAGACGCCGTGGCAGCTCGTCGGCCCGGTGCTGCCGGGGGAGAAGCCCGTCGCCGCCGTCAGCCTGCCGTCCGGCACCTACCCGGCCTGGTCGGGCACCACGCGCTACGACACCGGCGACCGGGTCCTGTTCGACGGCACGCCGTACCAGGCGAAGTGGTGGAACACCGGCGACAGCCCGGAGGCCTCCACGAGCGACCCCGACGGCTCGCCCTGGACGCGGCTGAAGGACGGCGAGGTGCAGGAGATCCTGCACGACGTGCAGTCCGGCAAGGCGGCGCCGTCCGGCGCCGGTCACTGA
- a CDS encoding FHA domain-containing protein, producing MPDPVVPQPGRPEERLVDTTLTFSMENAAALTPEAGVTAEERDAISALPSGSALLVVRRGPNVGARFLLDSDVTTAGRHPDASIFLDDVTVSRKHADFIRRGTSFSVKDLGSLNGTYFDGVRIDEALLVDGSEVQVGKFRLTFYASRVDLARLANA from the coding sequence ATGCCAGATCCAGTGGTCCCGCAGCCGGGACGCCCGGAAGAGCGGCTGGTCGACACCACGCTGACCTTCAGCATGGAGAACGCCGCGGCGCTCACGCCCGAGGCCGGAGTCACAGCGGAAGAACGCGACGCGATCTCGGCGCTGCCGTCGGGCTCGGCGTTGCTCGTCGTCCGTCGCGGTCCGAACGTCGGTGCGCGGTTCCTCCTCGACTCCGACGTCACGACGGCCGGCCGACACCCCGACGCCAGCATCTTCCTCGACGACGTGACGGTGTCGCGCAAGCACGCCGACTTCATCCGTCGCGGCACGTCGTTCAGCGTGAAGGACCTCGGCTCGCTGAACGGGACGTACTTCGACGGTGTCCGCATCGACGAAGCCCTGCTCGTCGACGGCTCCGAAGTGCAGGTCGGCAAGTTCCGGCTGACGTTCTACGCCTCCCGGGTCGACCTGGCGCGCCTGGCGAACGCG
- a CDS encoding phosphotransferase enzyme family protein has protein sequence MERITKADDRVHRPAGPWTPTVHRLLTHLHEQGFVAAPAPIALGAKLETVTFVPGEAGEYPWTADVASEAALVTTARLLRQFHDAAASFPRDDATDVWSQAEHLPVETIVHGDFAPYNVVYDGIAAVGVIDFDTAHPGPRVWDVASAVYRFAPFTSSVDEGAPVPEFADRVTRAAEFCRAYGLDARSRSVLVETMTASLVALVTTLETEAAVGNPKFVSDLAHGHADLYRADVAWLEEHGDAITAALA, from the coding sequence ATGGAACGGATCACCAAGGCCGACGACCGGGTGCACCGGCCTGCCGGGCCGTGGACCCCCACCGTGCACCGCTTGCTGACGCACCTGCACGAGCAGGGTTTCGTCGCGGCCCCCGCCCCGATCGCCCTCGGCGCGAAGCTCGAGACGGTGACGTTCGTCCCCGGCGAAGCGGGAGAGTACCCCTGGACCGCCGACGTCGCGAGTGAAGCCGCCCTGGTCACCACCGCGCGGCTGCTCCGGCAGTTCCACGACGCCGCCGCCTCGTTCCCGCGCGACGACGCGACCGACGTGTGGTCCCAGGCCGAGCACCTGCCGGTCGAGACGATCGTGCACGGCGACTTCGCCCCGTACAACGTCGTGTACGACGGCATCGCGGCGGTCGGCGTGATCGACTTCGACACCGCGCACCCCGGCCCACGGGTCTGGGACGTCGCGAGTGCCGTGTACCGGTTCGCCCCGTTCACCAGCAGCGTCGACGAGGGTGCCCCGGTGCCCGAGTTCGCCGACCGGGTGACCCGCGCCGCCGAGTTCTGCCGTGCCTACGGTCTGGACGCCCGATCCCGCAGCGTGCTCGTCGAGACGATGACGGCGAGCCTGGTGGCCCTCGTCACGACGCTCGAGACCGAGGCGGCCGTGGGCAACCCGAAGTTCGTCAGCGACCTGGCGCACGGGCACGCGGACCTCTACCGCGCGGACGTCGCCTGGCTCGAGGAGCACGGGGACGCGATCACGGCCGCACTGGCCTGA
- a CDS encoding FecCD family ABC transporter permease, with the protein MTATTTRTGRSTPRRRGTRRREVLVLLGVLVALLVLVLVGLGVGDIPLSPLQVLGALVGHGDTISDFVLGQLRGPRVLAAVLVGASLGAAGAIVQSVVRNPIASPDIIGITAGASASGLVAIVLFGASGVLLFGVVLVGAVAVAVLIAALAWRRGITGNRVVLVGVGVGAMALSVTGWLLTSGSLQQAGTALLWLSGSLNAVDRTVVGALLVGFLVLMALALVQSPRLAVLTLGDDVAASLGLRPDRAKVLLLLTAVLLTAGAVATAGPVSFVALMAAPIARRLVGGGRIALGPAAAVGAVVTLGSDLVAQFALPGVTLPVGVVTGLVGAPYLLWLLARGR; encoded by the coding sequence GTGACGGCGACCACGACCCGGACCGGCCGGAGCACACCGCGTCGACGGGGGACCCGGCGCCGCGAGGTGCTGGTCCTCCTCGGCGTCCTGGTCGCCCTGCTCGTCCTCGTCCTGGTCGGCCTCGGCGTCGGCGACATCCCGCTCTCGCCGCTGCAGGTCCTCGGCGCGCTCGTCGGGCACGGGGACACGATCTCGGACTTCGTGCTCGGGCAGCTCCGTGGCCCGCGGGTCCTGGCCGCCGTCCTCGTCGGGGCGAGCCTCGGCGCGGCAGGGGCGATCGTGCAGAGCGTCGTCCGGAACCCGATCGCCAGCCCGGACATCATCGGCATCACGGCGGGGGCCAGTGCCTCGGGCCTCGTCGCCATCGTCCTGTTCGGCGCCTCCGGCGTGCTGCTCTTCGGGGTGGTGCTCGTCGGTGCAGTGGCCGTCGCCGTGCTCATCGCCGCACTGGCCTGGCGGCGGGGGATCACCGGCAACCGGGTCGTCCTGGTCGGCGTCGGCGTCGGCGCGATGGCCCTCAGCGTCACCGGGTGGCTGCTCACCAGCGGCAGCCTGCAGCAGGCCGGCACCGCGCTCCTCTGGCTCTCCGGCAGCCTGAACGCCGTCGACCGCACGGTCGTCGGTGCGCTGCTGGTGGGGTTCCTCGTGCTGATGGCGCTCGCCCTCGTGCAGTCGCCGCGGCTCGCCGTGCTGACCCTCGGCGACGACGTGGCGGCCTCCCTCGGGCTCCGGCCCGACCGGGCGAAGGTGCTGCTCCTGCTCACCGCGGTGCTCCTCACCGCCGGTGCCGTCGCCACCGCCGGCCCCGTCTCGTTCGTCGCGCTGATGGCGGCACCCATCGCGCGGCGGCTCGTCGGCGGCGGCCGGATCGCCCTCGGTCCCGCCGCGGCGGTCGGCGCCGTCGTCACCCTCGGGTCCGACCTGGTGGCGCAGTTCGCACTCCCGGGCGTGACCCTGCCGGTCGGTGTGGTCACCGGCCTCGTCGGCGCGCCCTACCTGCTCTGGTTGCTCGCGCGCGGGCGCTGA
- a CDS encoding FecCD family ABC transporter permease gives MRSRSVAPPAPAPVSRLVLATVLAVVVLAVACALSIAVGSRPIPLGVVVDTLLHPGRNDEIGLIVLGNRVPRTVVGLLAGAALGVAGAVMQGITRNPLADPSILGVNAGAALAVVVGIAVFGISGTATYLPFAFAGAALAALLVYGIAAVARGGLTPVGLALSGAVTAAALSSVTTAVLVTNASLLDQLRFWQVGALAGKDLGTAGVVVAPVIVGLVIAVGLGRSLNTLALGDELAASLGQRVVLVRAVGAVVTVLLAGSAVAAAGPIAFVGLAVPHAVRRLSGPDHRWTILLSAVVAPALLLVADVIGRVVVYPGELQVGIVTALIGAPVFIALVRSRAVRGL, from the coding sequence ATGCGATCCCGATCCGTCGCGCCTCCCGCGCCCGCTCCCGTGTCCCGGCTGGTGCTCGCCACCGTCCTCGCGGTCGTCGTGCTCGCCGTCGCCTGCGCGCTGAGCATCGCCGTCGGGTCGCGTCCGATCCCGCTCGGAGTCGTCGTCGACACCCTCCTGCACCCGGGACGCAACGACGAGATCGGGCTCATCGTGCTCGGCAACCGCGTGCCCCGGACCGTCGTCGGGCTGCTCGCCGGCGCCGCCCTCGGTGTCGCCGGCGCCGTCATGCAGGGGATCACGCGCAACCCGCTGGCCGATCCGAGCATCCTCGGCGTGAACGCCGGCGCGGCCCTCGCGGTCGTCGTCGGCATCGCCGTGTTCGGCATCAGCGGCACCGCCACCTACCTGCCCTTCGCGTTCGCCGGCGCCGCGCTCGCCGCGCTGCTCGTCTACGGCATCGCCGCCGTCGCCCGCGGCGGGCTGACCCCGGTCGGCCTCGCCCTGTCCGGAGCCGTCACCGCCGCCGCGCTCTCGTCCGTCACGACCGCAGTGCTCGTCACGAACGCCAGCCTGCTCGACCAGCTGCGCTTCTGGCAGGTCGGGGCCCTCGCCGGCAAGGACCTCGGCACCGCCGGCGTCGTCGTGGCCCCGGTCATCGTCGGGCTCGTCATCGCCGTCGGACTCGGCCGGTCGCTGAACACCCTGGCGCTCGGCGACGAACTGGCGGCGTCGCTCGGGCAGCGCGTGGTGCTCGTCCGCGCCGTCGGTGCCGTCGTCACCGTGCTCCTGGCCGGGTCCGCGGTGGCCGCCGCCGGACCGATCGCCTTCGTCGGGCTCGCCGTGCCGCACGCCGTCCGCCGACTGTCCGGACCCGACCACCGCTGGACGATCCTCCTGTCCGCCGTGGTCGCGCCCGCGCTCCTGCTCGTCGCCGACGTCATCGGCCGGGTCGTCGTGTACCCGGGGGAGCTGCAGGTCGGCATCGTCACCGCGCTCATCGGCGCACCGGTCTTCATCGCGCTCGTCCGGTCACGGGCGGTGCGCGGACTGTGA
- a CDS encoding trypsin-like peptidase domain-containing protein, with protein MNETPNPTPDDERREPEHRQQQEQVPAWEPPHADRASLRPAYAFDGSGPYLYGPDGSGPYAYSPDGRGPYRVGSPALGGTPQGGPASGQYGGGRGDQYGAANPSAPHGWTGAFGTAPGTNRRSRKLALAIGSGIAALAIVGAAGGTALGLSSVHTTTTSSQGSSSQGTTPGSGSGSTGDGSGTNGFTVPGQGTDGSGTGGSGTGGTGGSGSGSTSESAATAATAAQKKGVVTIDTVIGYDQSQQAAGTGMVLTSDGTVLTNNHVIQGATSIRVTDETTGKQYTADVVGADATNDVAVLKLRDASGLSTVTLGDDGGASTGDAITDVGNAEGTGDLVAATGTVTATDQDIQVQSESGTGTESLTGLLQLAAQVVSGDSGGPVLDSEGEVVGMATAASSGTADVTGFAIPISTAKSIADKILAGDSSGTITIGLPAFLGVQISSTATGTTSGVPIAGTVEGSGAASAGLAAGDTITSVDGTAVTSSEQLTKLISGHGVGDEVAVGYTTSDGTAKTVTVTLTAGPAA; from the coding sequence ATGAACGAGACCCCGAACCCCACCCCGGACGACGAGCGTCGCGAGCCGGAGCACCGCCAGCAGCAGGAGCAGGTCCCCGCCTGGGAGCCGCCGCACGCGGACCGGGCGTCCCTGCGTCCCGCGTACGCCTTCGACGGTTCCGGTCCGTACCTGTACGGACCCGACGGCTCCGGTCCCTACGCCTACTCCCCCGACGGGCGCGGCCCGTACCGCGTCGGCAGCCCGGCGCTGGGTGGGACACCGCAGGGCGGCCCCGCCAGCGGCCAGTACGGCGGCGGGCGCGGCGACCAGTACGGCGCAGCGAACCCGTCGGCGCCGCACGGCTGGACCGGGGCCTTCGGCACGGCGCCCGGGACGAACCGGCGCTCCCGGAAGCTCGCGCTGGCGATCGGCTCGGGCATCGCGGCGCTGGCGATCGTCGGTGCTGCCGGTGGCACCGCGCTCGGACTGTCCTCGGTGCACACCACGACGACCTCGTCCCAGGGCTCCTCGTCCCAGGGCACGACCCCGGGCTCCGGCTCCGGCTCGACGGGTGACGGCAGCGGCACGAACGGCTTCACCGTCCCCGGCCAGGGCACGGACGGCTCGGGCACTGGCGGCTCGGGCACCGGTGGCACCGGCGGCAGCGGTTCCGGCAGCACGTCCGAGTCCGCGGCCACCGCGGCGACCGCGGCGCAGAAGAAGGGCGTCGTCACGATCGACACCGTGATCGGCTACGACCAGTCGCAGCAGGCCGCCGGCACCGGCATGGTGCTGACCTCCGACGGCACCGTCCTGACGAACAACCACGTCATCCAGGGCGCGACGTCGATCAGGGTCACCGACGAGACGACCGGCAAGCAGTACACGGCCGACGTCGTGGGCGCCGACGCGACGAACGACGTGGCGGTCCTCAAGCTGCGGGACGCCTCCGGCCTGTCCACCGTGACGCTCGGCGACGACGGGGGCGCGTCGACCGGTGACGCGATCACCGACGTCGGCAACGCCGAGGGCACCGGTGACCTGGTCGCCGCGACGGGCACCGTGACGGCGACCGACCAGGACATCCAGGTGCAGAGCGAGTCCGGCACCGGCACCGAGTCCCTGACCGGGCTGCTGCAGCTGGCGGCGCAGGTCGTCTCCGGCGACTCCGGCGGTCCGGTCCTGGACAGCGAGGGCGAGGTCGTCGGCATGGCGACCGCCGCGTCCTCGGGGACGGCCGACGTCACCGGCTTCGCGATCCCGATCAGCACGGCGAAGTCGATCGCGGACAAGATCCTGGCGGGTGACTCCTCGGGCACGATCACGATCGGCCTGCCGGCGTTCCTCGGGGTGCAGATCAGCAGCACCGCGACCGGGACGACCAGCGGGGTGCCGATCGCCGGCACCGTCGAGGGCTCCGGGGCCGCGAGCGCCGGACTGGCCGCGGGCGACACGATCACGAGCGTCGACGGCACCGCGGTCACGAGCTCGGAGCAGTTGACGAAGCTCATCAGTGGCCACGGGGTCGGGGACGAGGTCGCCGTCGGGTACACGACGAGCGACGGCACTGCGAAGACGGTCACGGTCACCCTGACGGCCGGTCCCGCAGCCTGA
- a CDS encoding glycosyltransferase family 2 protein produces the protein MPEHLDGAPTRRRQWGAERRTQPLDTIHARPSDRKLVSGRVAIILTVAFWLAYVVYTVIRQFLDSGTESFRFTTEAISYTVVVTFLTFSALMHLVARQGALERFATHVRVPRAELDRHFAEGHESPLTVLVPSYAEEPEVVATTLWSAALQEYPNLRIVLLVDDSPFPTDPETAAKLDRTRAVADSIQTQLAAPSRRFQEALFAAEFEADDAPQASVEAVRTLAEHHRWADAWLRRHAREHGVADHVDQFFTDQVLVGLADEFRLTAEALDAAIADAGTARTTDVTSARAVELQRRLAWTFTAEITTFERKRYANLSHEANKAMNLNSYIGLLGGAYRHEGTASGTVLRAVTDPADADLVVPASDYVLTLDADSVLLRDYCLRLVYFLEQPENERVAVTQTPYSSFRGAATRIERLAGATTDIQHILHQGMSKYGATFWVGANAVIRTRALRDIEETETVGGFEVKRYVQDRTVIEDTESSVDLGMHGWTLVNYPERLSYSATPPDFGSLIVQRRRWANGGLLILPKYIRQVRERRARGERVSVVEMALRVNYMASIAWGSLGLIFLLAYPYDSRLLSPMVLLAALPYFWLFSSDLRYCGYKRTDILRIYGFNLVLMPVNVAGVLKSVQQALTAKKIPFARTPKVKDRTASPALYVLAPYAMVAFSVFTFVRDFGAQNWGNAVFAAFNALLALYAITAYIGLWNSVVDVFIWATKWMFYDPSARAARRAARKDDRATAKAVRRGLVPEAVPATEDWRSVLYFGQRGTTIPEHLGTDHVGTTHQIGTGAAGAQRGTAVQHDEKTAA, from the coding sequence ATGCCCGAACACCTGGACGGCGCCCCGACGCGCCGCCGCCAGTGGGGTGCCGAGCGGCGGACCCAGCCGCTCGACACGATCCACGCCCGCCCCTCCGACCGGAAGCTCGTCTCCGGACGCGTCGCCATCATCCTGACCGTCGCCTTCTGGCTGGCGTACGTCGTGTACACCGTGATCCGCCAGTTCCTGGACTCCGGCACCGAGAGCTTCCGCTTCACCACCGAGGCCATCTCGTACACGGTCGTCGTCACCTTCCTGACGTTCTCGGCCCTGATGCACCTGGTCGCACGCCAGGGGGCACTCGAGCGCTTCGCCACCCACGTCCGCGTCCCGCGCGCCGAGCTGGACCGACACTTCGCCGAGGGCCACGAGTCGCCGCTGACCGTCCTCGTGCCGAGCTACGCCGAGGAGCCCGAGGTCGTCGCCACCACGCTGTGGTCCGCCGCCCTGCAGGAGTACCCCAACCTCCGCATCGTGCTGCTCGTCGACGACTCGCCGTTCCCGACCGACCCGGAGACCGCCGCGAAGCTCGACCGCACCCGCGCCGTCGCCGACTCGATCCAGACGCAGCTGGCCGCACCGTCGCGCCGGTTCCAGGAGGCCCTGTTCGCCGCCGAGTTCGAGGCGGACGACGCACCGCAGGCCTCCGTGGAGGCCGTGCGCACCCTGGCCGAGCACCACCGCTGGGCAGACGCCTGGCTCCGGCGCCACGCCCGTGAACACGGCGTCGCCGACCACGTCGACCAGTTCTTCACCGACCAGGTCCTCGTCGGCCTGGCGGACGAGTTCCGCCTGACGGCCGAGGCCCTCGACGCCGCGATCGCCGACGCCGGCACCGCCCGGACGACCGACGTCACCTCGGCCCGCGCGGTCGAGCTGCAGCGTCGCCTGGCCTGGACCTTCACCGCCGAGATCACCACGTTCGAGCGGAAGCGCTACGCGAACCTCTCGCACGAGGCGAACAAGGCGATGAACCTCAACTCGTACATCGGCCTGCTCGGCGGCGCCTACCGCCACGAGGGGACCGCGTCCGGAACCGTCCTCCGCGCCGTCACCGACCCGGCCGACGCCGACCTGGTCGTCCCGGCGTCCGACTACGTCCTGACGCTCGACGCCGACTCGGTGCTGCTCCGCGACTACTGCCTGCGCCTGGTCTACTTCCTCGAGCAGCCCGAGAACGAGCGCGTCGCCGTCACCCAGACGCCGTACTCGTCGTTCCGCGGCGCCGCGACCCGCATCGAGCGGCTCGCCGGTGCCACGACCGACATCCAGCACATCCTGCACCAGGGCATGTCGAAGTACGGCGCCACCTTCTGGGTCGGCGCGAACGCGGTCATCCGCACCCGGGCCCTCCGCGACATCGAGGAGACCGAGACCGTCGGCGGCTTCGAGGTGAAGCGCTACGTGCAGGACCGCACCGTCATCGAGGACACCGAGTCGAGCGTCGACCTCGGCATGCACGGCTGGACGCTCGTCAACTACCCGGAGCGCCTGTCCTACAGCGCCACCCCGCCGGACTTCGGCTCCCTGATCGTGCAGCGGCGACGCTGGGCGAACGGCGGCCTGCTCATCCTGCCGAAGTACATCCGCCAGGTGCGCGAGCGCCGGGCCCGCGGGGAGCGCGTCAGCGTCGTCGAGATGGCGCTCCGCGTCAACTACATGGCGTCGATCGCCTGGGGCTCGCTCGGCCTGATCTTCCTGCTGGCCTACCCGTACGACTCCCGCCTGCTCAGCCCGATGGTGCTGCTCGCGGCGCTGCCGTACTTCTGGCTCTTCTCGAGCGACCTGCGGTACTGCGGGTACAAGCGCACCGACATCCTGCGCATCTACGGGTTCAACCTCGTCCTCATGCCGGTGAACGTGGCCGGCGTGCTGAAGAGCGTGCAGCAGGCCCTCACCGCGAAGAAGATCCCGTTCGCCCGGACGCCGAAGGTCAAGGACCGCACCGCCTCGCCGGCGCTCTACGTCCTGGCCCCCTACGCGATGGTCGCCTTCTCGGTCTTCACCTTCGTGCGGGACTTCGGTGCGCAGAACTGGGGCAACGCGGTGTTCGCCGCGTTCAACGCCCTGCTCGCCCTGTACGCGATCACCGCCTACATCGGGCTCTGGAACTCCGTCGTCGACGTCTTCATCTGGGCGACGAAGTGGATGTTCTACGACCCGTCCGCCCGCGCCGCACGCCGTGCCGCCCGCAAGGACGACCGCGCCACCGCGAAGGCGGTCCGACGCGGACTCGTGCCGGAGGCCGTCCCCGCGACCGAGGACTGGCGCTCGGTGCTCTACTTCGGCCAGCGCGGCACCACCATCCCCGAGCACCTCGGGACCGACCACGTCGGGACCACCCACCAGATCGGGACCGGCGCCGCCGGTGCCCAGCGCGGCACCGCCGTGCAGCACGACGAGAAGACGGCGGCCTGA
- a CDS encoding RNA-binding S4 domain-containing protein, with protein sequence MDKARVDSWIWAVRITKTRSAATTACKAGHVKVNGERAKPSQPVGPGDEVRVRQAGFDRIVVVKSIILKRVSAAEAAKHLEDNTPPRLPREEAGFVPIRERGAGRPSKRERRDLEKLRGY encoded by the coding sequence ATGGACAAGGCCCGGGTGGACAGCTGGATCTGGGCGGTCCGGATCACCAAGACCCGGTCCGCGGCGACGACGGCGTGCAAGGCCGGGCACGTGAAGGTGAACGGCGAGCGGGCGAAGCCGTCGCAGCCGGTCGGCCCCGGTGACGAGGTGCGGGTCCGTCAGGCCGGGTTCGACCGGATCGTCGTCGTGAAGAGCATCATCCTCAAGCGGGTGAGTGCGGCCGAGGCGGCGAAGCACCTCGAGGACAACACCCCGCCCCGACTCCCCCGCGAGGAGGCCGGCTTCGTCCCGATCCGCGAACGCGGCGCGGGGCGTCCGAGCAAGCGGGAGCGCCGCGACCTCGAGAAGCTCCGCGGGTACTGA